In Pseudorasbora parva isolate DD20220531a chromosome 20, ASM2467924v1, whole genome shotgun sequence, a single window of DNA contains:
- the mdm1 gene encoding nuclear protein MDM1 isoform X5 has product MTVRFKGISEYRSKYKSRTTRSRSDSPHRRMRLAGLRSDQSRITQEPQFISKRKVPFYPPQVSSSFQWEGHVSAPQRQEKSRPVTPPAVTPVLRATSTERVATPLAPRSPIPQEGITAPSQQLQAEAQAAQTSTTAAVQQRPSGINHALHRRAGLKSERQRNGRLNSEYQRQFMWKTPVADSPLLAAHEMLYSNNTAIPPFKSNPVIMESEYRRSFKGSPPPRPPRLRRDVEQYEAPLLHTENTTPEKSKRKKKKERQHSRKSSPEEEVTHLQQQEVRSPFAMRNLSPKAMRKVNTEYRSNFRSPLQYNYGDGVWVKARTANEEVRDLREKAEAYRKRAWGTHFSRQHLNQILSDHNWMWEPSSVTSSSSIESEACRSTSSSPIIEALDLARAGSARECSSPGPSASVAGSRRSSPGEAGLPEDPTLPVHRKLAWEEEEGHGERDESEIAQEARNPKDEHGNMKERNEMLQLLETDSSSGAQGSCGSINGGRLPTPKLKTMQTAQRRHHDRTTPATDFKLHCIAKAENGSLPHSSPAAGLTTVDLLPMCEDAWSEDEEAADYTHRRQAKPSQKQQTSPCHNAAVPPLANRIQGLMRNPEFQHNGNLGIFRPELFVFPESDSGVSDNDDKMSQISSRSAASCSVASELLGRAQRRKEEFWGKS; this is encoded by the exons ATGACTGTCCGTTTTAAG GGAATCAGCGAGTATCGAAGTAAATACAAGAGTCGAACAACACGATCCAGAAGCGATTCTCCACATCGCAGGATGCGACTGGCTGGACTGCGCTCTGACCAGTCAA GAATAACACAGGAACCACAATTCATATCCAAAAGGAAAGTGCCATTTTACCCTCCTCAGGTATCCAGTTCTTTCCAATGGGAAGGGCATGTTTCGGCTCCACAGCGTCAGGAGAAGAGCAGGCCTGTCACACCTCCTGCTGTCACACCTGTGCTCAGAGCCACTAGTACAGAAAGAGTGGCGACCCCTCTAGCCCCAAGAAGCCCCATACCACAAGAGGGCATCACTGCACCATCCCAACAATTACAAGCAGAGGCACAAGCAGCTCAGACATCCACCACTGCTGCAGTCCAGCAGAGACCAAGTGGA ATTAACCATGCACTGCATAGAAGAGCGGGACTGAAGTCTGAGCGACAGAGAAATGGCCGTTTGAACTCAGAGTACCAGCGACAGTTCATGTGGAAAACACCTGTGGCCGATTCGCCCCTGCTTGCTGCACACGAG ATGTTGTACAGTAACAATACAGCCATCCCACCCTTCAAATCAAACCCAGTAATTATGGAAAGCGAGTACAGGAGAAGTTTTAAAGGATCACCTCCTCCCAGACCACCGCGCTTGAGGCGAGATGTTGAACAATATGAAGCTCCGCTGCTTCATACAGAGAACACAACCCCAGAGAAG AgtaagaggaagaagaagaaggagcGACAACACAGCAGGAAGTCAAGCCCCGAAGAGGAAGTTACCCATCTACAGCAACAGGAAGTGAGGTCACCTTTTGCCATGAGAAACCTTTCACCCAAGGCTATGAG GAAAGTGAATACTGAGTACAGATCCAACTTCCGTTCTCCCCTCCAATACAACTATGGAGATGGAGTGTGGGTGAAGGCCAGAACTGCAAATGAGGAG GTGCGGGATCTACGTGAGAAGGCAGAGGCCTACAGGAAACGGGCCTGGGGAACTCATTTCTCTCGGCAACACCTGAATCAGATCCTGTCAGATCACAACTGGATGTGGGAGCCTTCTAGTGTCACCTCCTCATCCTCTATTGAATCTGAGGCCTGCAGAAGCACTAGTAGCAGCCCTATCATTGAGGCTCTAGACCTGGCCAG GGCTGGCAGTGCCAGAGAATGTTCTAGCCCTGGACCTTCTGCTTCTGTGGCAGGCAGCAGGAGAAGCTCTCCAGGAGAGGCGGGTCTTCCTGAGGACCCTACCCTGCCTGTGCATAGGAAGCTGGCCTGGGAGGAAGAAGAGGGTCATGGAGAGAGAGATGAGTCTGAGATTGCACAGGAAGCGCGGAATCCAAAAGATGAGCATGGAAACATGAAGGAGAGAAATGAGAT GTTGCAGCTGTTGGAAACTGACTCATCATCGGGGGCGCAGGGTTCTTGTGGTTCCATTAATGGGGGCAGATTACCAACCCCCAAACTCAAGACCATGCAGACTGCACAAAGAAGGCATCACGATCGGACAACTCCAGCCACTG ATTTCAAACTCCATTGTATTGCCAAGGCTGAGAATGGAAGCTTGCCACATTCCTCACCGGCCGCTGGCCTGACCACCGTAGATCTACTTCCCATGTGTGAAGATGCCTGGTCTGAGGATGAGGAAGCAGCAGACTACACCCATCGAAGACAAGCCAAGCCatcacaaaaacaacaaaccaGCCCCTGTCACAATGCTGCTGTCCCTCCACTTGCCAACAGAATTCAGGGCCTGATGAGAAACCCAGAGTTTCAGCATAATG GTAACCTGGGAATTTTTCGGCCAGAGCTGTTTGTATTtcctgaatctgattctggtgTGTCAGACAATG ATGATAAGATGTCTCAGATCTCATCTAGATCAGCAGCCTCATGCTCTGTGGCCTCTGAGCTCTTGGGCCGCGCTCAGAGAAGGAAGGAGGAATTCTGGGGAAAGAGCTGA
- the mdm1 gene encoding nuclear protein MDM1 isoform X1: MTVRFKGISEYRSKYKSRTTRSRSDSPHRRMRLAGLRSDQSRITQEPQFISKRKVPFYPPQVSSSFQWEGHVSAPQRQEKSRPVTPPAVTPVLRATSTERVATPLAPRSPIPQEGITAPSQQLQAEAQAAQTSTTAAVQQRPSGINHALHRRAGLKSERQRNGRLNSEYQRQFMWKTPVADSPLLAAHEMLYSNNTAIPPFKSNPVIMESEYRRSFKGSPPPRPPRLRRDVEQYEAPLLHTENTTPEKSKRKKKKERQHSRKSSPEEEVTHLQQQEVRSPFAMRNLSPKAMRKVNTEYRSNFRSPLQYNYGDGVWVKARTANEEECDGFHKWYHEVRDLREKAEAYRKRAWGTHFSRQHLNQILSDHNWMWEPSSVTSSSSIESEACRSTSSSPIIEALDLARAGSARECSSPGPSASVAGSRRSSPGEAGLPEDPTLPVHRKLAWEEEEGHGERDESEIAQEARNPKDEHGNMKERNEMLQLLETDSSSGAQGSCGSINGGRLPTPKLKTMQTAQRRHHDRTTPATGGALLVSPSKIKHSSRKVRRREPPLGKPHSPYKHIIDGSPQRPHRKAENGSLPHSSPAAGLTTVDLLPMCEDAWSEDEEAADYTHRRQAKPSQKQQTSPCHNAAVPPLANRIQGLMRNPEFQHNGNLGIFRPELFVFPESDSGVSDNDDKMSQISSRSAASCSVASELLGRAQRRKEEFWGKS; encoded by the exons ATGACTGTCCGTTTTAAG GGAATCAGCGAGTATCGAAGTAAATACAAGAGTCGAACAACACGATCCAGAAGCGATTCTCCACATCGCAGGATGCGACTGGCTGGACTGCGCTCTGACCAGTCAA GAATAACACAGGAACCACAATTCATATCCAAAAGGAAAGTGCCATTTTACCCTCCTCAGGTATCCAGTTCTTTCCAATGGGAAGGGCATGTTTCGGCTCCACAGCGTCAGGAGAAGAGCAGGCCTGTCACACCTCCTGCTGTCACACCTGTGCTCAGAGCCACTAGTACAGAAAGAGTGGCGACCCCTCTAGCCCCAAGAAGCCCCATACCACAAGAGGGCATCACTGCACCATCCCAACAATTACAAGCAGAGGCACAAGCAGCTCAGACATCCACCACTGCTGCAGTCCAGCAGAGACCAAGTGGA ATTAACCATGCACTGCATAGAAGAGCGGGACTGAAGTCTGAGCGACAGAGAAATGGCCGTTTGAACTCAGAGTACCAGCGACAGTTCATGTGGAAAACACCTGTGGCCGATTCGCCCCTGCTTGCTGCACACGAG ATGTTGTACAGTAACAATACAGCCATCCCACCCTTCAAATCAAACCCAGTAATTATGGAAAGCGAGTACAGGAGAAGTTTTAAAGGATCACCTCCTCCCAGACCACCGCGCTTGAGGCGAGATGTTGAACAATATGAAGCTCCGCTGCTTCATACAGAGAACACAACCCCAGAGAAG AgtaagaggaagaagaagaaggagcGACAACACAGCAGGAAGTCAAGCCCCGAAGAGGAAGTTACCCATCTACAGCAACAGGAAGTGAGGTCACCTTTTGCCATGAGAAACCTTTCACCCAAGGCTATGAG GAAAGTGAATACTGAGTACAGATCCAACTTCCGTTCTCCCCTCCAATACAACTATGGAGATGGAGTGTGGGTGAAGGCCAGAACTGCAAATGAGGAG GAGTGTGATGGTTTTCACAAGTGGTATCATGAG GTGCGGGATCTACGTGAGAAGGCAGAGGCCTACAGGAAACGGGCCTGGGGAACTCATTTCTCTCGGCAACACCTGAATCAGATCCTGTCAGATCACAACTGGATGTGGGAGCCTTCTAGTGTCACCTCCTCATCCTCTATTGAATCTGAGGCCTGCAGAAGCACTAGTAGCAGCCCTATCATTGAGGCTCTAGACCTGGCCAG GGCTGGCAGTGCCAGAGAATGTTCTAGCCCTGGACCTTCTGCTTCTGTGGCAGGCAGCAGGAGAAGCTCTCCAGGAGAGGCGGGTCTTCCTGAGGACCCTACCCTGCCTGTGCATAGGAAGCTGGCCTGGGAGGAAGAAGAGGGTCATGGAGAGAGAGATGAGTCTGAGATTGCACAGGAAGCGCGGAATCCAAAAGATGAGCATGGAAACATGAAGGAGAGAAATGAGAT GTTGCAGCTGTTGGAAACTGACTCATCATCGGGGGCGCAGGGTTCTTGTGGTTCCATTAATGGGGGCAGATTACCAACCCCCAAACTCAAGACCATGCAGACTGCACAAAGAAGGCATCACGATCGGACAACTCCAGCCACTG gAGGAGCTTTGCTGGTCTCCCCTTCGAAGATCAAACATTCCTCCAGGAAAGTTAGGAGGAGAGAGCCACCTTTAGGAAAACCTCACTCTCCTTATAAACATATTATAGACGGCTCTCCACAGCGGCCACACCGTAAG GCTGAGAATGGAAGCTTGCCACATTCCTCACCGGCCGCTGGCCTGACCACCGTAGATCTACTTCCCATGTGTGAAGATGCCTGGTCTGAGGATGAGGAAGCAGCAGACTACACCCATCGAAGACAAGCCAAGCCatcacaaaaacaacaaaccaGCCCCTGTCACAATGCTGCTGTCCCTCCACTTGCCAACAGAATTCAGGGCCTGATGAGAAACCCAGAGTTTCAGCATAATG GTAACCTGGGAATTTTTCGGCCAGAGCTGTTTGTATTtcctgaatctgattctggtgTGTCAGACAATG ATGATAAGATGTCTCAGATCTCATCTAGATCAGCAGCCTCATGCTCTGTGGCCTCTGAGCTCTTGGGCCGCGCTCAGAGAAGGAAGGAGGAATTCTGGGGAAAGAGCTGA
- the mdm1 gene encoding nuclear protein MDM1 isoform X4, whose product MTVRFKGISEYRSKYKSRTTRSRSDSPHRRMRLAGLRSDQSRITQEPQFISKRKVPFYPPQVSSSFQWEGHVSAPQRQEKSRPVTPPAVTPVLRATSTERVATPLAPRSPIPQEGITAPSQQLQAEAQAAQTSTTAAVQQRPSGINHALHRRAGLKSERQRNGRLNSEYQRQFMWKTPVADSPLLAAHEMLYSNNTAIPPFKSNPVIMESEYRRSFKGSPPPRPPRLRRDVEQYEAPLLHTENTTPEKSKRKKKKERQHSRKSSPEEEVTHLQQQEVRSPFAMRNLSPKAMRKVNTEYRSNFRSPLQYNYGDGVWVKARTANEEECDGFHKWYHEVRDLREKAEAYRKRAWGTHFSRQHLNQILSDHNWMWEPSSVTSSSSIESEACRSTSSSPIIEALDLARAGSARECSSPGPSASVAGSRRSSPGEAGLPEDPTLPVHRKLAWEEEEGHGERDESEIAQEARNPKDEHGNMKERNEMLQLLETDSSSGAQGSCGSINGGRLPTPKLKTMQTAQRRHHDRTTPATDFKLHCIAKAENGSLPHSSPAAGLTTVDLLPMCEDAWSEDEEAADYTHRRQAKPSQKQQTSPCHNAAVPPLANRIQGLMRNPEFQHNGNLGIFRPELFVFPESDSGVSDNDDKMSQISSRSAASCSVASELLGRAQRRKEEFWGKS is encoded by the exons ATGACTGTCCGTTTTAAG GGAATCAGCGAGTATCGAAGTAAATACAAGAGTCGAACAACACGATCCAGAAGCGATTCTCCACATCGCAGGATGCGACTGGCTGGACTGCGCTCTGACCAGTCAA GAATAACACAGGAACCACAATTCATATCCAAAAGGAAAGTGCCATTTTACCCTCCTCAGGTATCCAGTTCTTTCCAATGGGAAGGGCATGTTTCGGCTCCACAGCGTCAGGAGAAGAGCAGGCCTGTCACACCTCCTGCTGTCACACCTGTGCTCAGAGCCACTAGTACAGAAAGAGTGGCGACCCCTCTAGCCCCAAGAAGCCCCATACCACAAGAGGGCATCACTGCACCATCCCAACAATTACAAGCAGAGGCACAAGCAGCTCAGACATCCACCACTGCTGCAGTCCAGCAGAGACCAAGTGGA ATTAACCATGCACTGCATAGAAGAGCGGGACTGAAGTCTGAGCGACAGAGAAATGGCCGTTTGAACTCAGAGTACCAGCGACAGTTCATGTGGAAAACACCTGTGGCCGATTCGCCCCTGCTTGCTGCACACGAG ATGTTGTACAGTAACAATACAGCCATCCCACCCTTCAAATCAAACCCAGTAATTATGGAAAGCGAGTACAGGAGAAGTTTTAAAGGATCACCTCCTCCCAGACCACCGCGCTTGAGGCGAGATGTTGAACAATATGAAGCTCCGCTGCTTCATACAGAGAACACAACCCCAGAGAAG AgtaagaggaagaagaagaaggagcGACAACACAGCAGGAAGTCAAGCCCCGAAGAGGAAGTTACCCATCTACAGCAACAGGAAGTGAGGTCACCTTTTGCCATGAGAAACCTTTCACCCAAGGCTATGAG GAAAGTGAATACTGAGTACAGATCCAACTTCCGTTCTCCCCTCCAATACAACTATGGAGATGGAGTGTGGGTGAAGGCCAGAACTGCAAATGAGGAG GAGTGTGATGGTTTTCACAAGTGGTATCATGAG GTGCGGGATCTACGTGAGAAGGCAGAGGCCTACAGGAAACGGGCCTGGGGAACTCATTTCTCTCGGCAACACCTGAATCAGATCCTGTCAGATCACAACTGGATGTGGGAGCCTTCTAGTGTCACCTCCTCATCCTCTATTGAATCTGAGGCCTGCAGAAGCACTAGTAGCAGCCCTATCATTGAGGCTCTAGACCTGGCCAG GGCTGGCAGTGCCAGAGAATGTTCTAGCCCTGGACCTTCTGCTTCTGTGGCAGGCAGCAGGAGAAGCTCTCCAGGAGAGGCGGGTCTTCCTGAGGACCCTACCCTGCCTGTGCATAGGAAGCTGGCCTGGGAGGAAGAAGAGGGTCATGGAGAGAGAGATGAGTCTGAGATTGCACAGGAAGCGCGGAATCCAAAAGATGAGCATGGAAACATGAAGGAGAGAAATGAGAT GTTGCAGCTGTTGGAAACTGACTCATCATCGGGGGCGCAGGGTTCTTGTGGTTCCATTAATGGGGGCAGATTACCAACCCCCAAACTCAAGACCATGCAGACTGCACAAAGAAGGCATCACGATCGGACAACTCCAGCCACTG ATTTCAAACTCCATTGTATTGCCAAGGCTGAGAATGGAAGCTTGCCACATTCCTCACCGGCCGCTGGCCTGACCACCGTAGATCTACTTCCCATGTGTGAAGATGCCTGGTCTGAGGATGAGGAAGCAGCAGACTACACCCATCGAAGACAAGCCAAGCCatcacaaaaacaacaaaccaGCCCCTGTCACAATGCTGCTGTCCCTCCACTTGCCAACAGAATTCAGGGCCTGATGAGAAACCCAGAGTTTCAGCATAATG GTAACCTGGGAATTTTTCGGCCAGAGCTGTTTGTATTtcctgaatctgattctggtgTGTCAGACAATG ATGATAAGATGTCTCAGATCTCATCTAGATCAGCAGCCTCATGCTCTGTGGCCTCTGAGCTCTTGGGCCGCGCTCAGAGAAGGAAGGAGGAATTCTGGGGAAAGAGCTGA
- the mdm1 gene encoding nuclear protein MDM1 isoform X2, which translates to MTVRFKGISEYRSKYKSRTTRSRSDSPHRRMRLAGLRSDQSRITQEPQFISKRKVPFYPPQVSSSFQWEGHVSAPQRQEKSRPVTPPAVTPVLRATSTERVATPLAPRSPIPQEGITAPSQQLQAEAQAAQTSTTAAVQQRPSGINHALHRRAGLKSERQRNGRLNSEYQRQFMWKTPVADSPLLAAHEMLYSNNTAIPPFKSNPVIMESEYRRSFKGSPPPRPPRLRRDVEQYEAPLLHTENTTPEKSKRKKKKERQHSRKSSPEEEVTHLQQQEVRSPFAMRNLSPKAMRKVNTEYRSNFRSPLQYNYGDGVWVKARTANEEVRDLREKAEAYRKRAWGTHFSRQHLNQILSDHNWMWEPSSVTSSSSIESEACRSTSSSPIIEALDLARAGSARECSSPGPSASVAGSRRSSPGEAGLPEDPTLPVHRKLAWEEEEGHGERDESEIAQEARNPKDEHGNMKERNEMLQLLETDSSSGAQGSCGSINGGRLPTPKLKTMQTAQRRHHDRTTPATGGALLVSPSKIKHSSRKVRRREPPLGKPHSPYKHIIDGSPQRPHRKAENGSLPHSSPAAGLTTVDLLPMCEDAWSEDEEAADYTHRRQAKPSQKQQTSPCHNAAVPPLANRIQGLMRNPEFQHNGNLGIFRPELFVFPESDSGVSDNDDKMSQISSRSAASCSVASELLGRAQRRKEEFWGKS; encoded by the exons ATGACTGTCCGTTTTAAG GGAATCAGCGAGTATCGAAGTAAATACAAGAGTCGAACAACACGATCCAGAAGCGATTCTCCACATCGCAGGATGCGACTGGCTGGACTGCGCTCTGACCAGTCAA GAATAACACAGGAACCACAATTCATATCCAAAAGGAAAGTGCCATTTTACCCTCCTCAGGTATCCAGTTCTTTCCAATGGGAAGGGCATGTTTCGGCTCCACAGCGTCAGGAGAAGAGCAGGCCTGTCACACCTCCTGCTGTCACACCTGTGCTCAGAGCCACTAGTACAGAAAGAGTGGCGACCCCTCTAGCCCCAAGAAGCCCCATACCACAAGAGGGCATCACTGCACCATCCCAACAATTACAAGCAGAGGCACAAGCAGCTCAGACATCCACCACTGCTGCAGTCCAGCAGAGACCAAGTGGA ATTAACCATGCACTGCATAGAAGAGCGGGACTGAAGTCTGAGCGACAGAGAAATGGCCGTTTGAACTCAGAGTACCAGCGACAGTTCATGTGGAAAACACCTGTGGCCGATTCGCCCCTGCTTGCTGCACACGAG ATGTTGTACAGTAACAATACAGCCATCCCACCCTTCAAATCAAACCCAGTAATTATGGAAAGCGAGTACAGGAGAAGTTTTAAAGGATCACCTCCTCCCAGACCACCGCGCTTGAGGCGAGATGTTGAACAATATGAAGCTCCGCTGCTTCATACAGAGAACACAACCCCAGAGAAG AgtaagaggaagaagaagaaggagcGACAACACAGCAGGAAGTCAAGCCCCGAAGAGGAAGTTACCCATCTACAGCAACAGGAAGTGAGGTCACCTTTTGCCATGAGAAACCTTTCACCCAAGGCTATGAG GAAAGTGAATACTGAGTACAGATCCAACTTCCGTTCTCCCCTCCAATACAACTATGGAGATGGAGTGTGGGTGAAGGCCAGAACTGCAAATGAGGAG GTGCGGGATCTACGTGAGAAGGCAGAGGCCTACAGGAAACGGGCCTGGGGAACTCATTTCTCTCGGCAACACCTGAATCAGATCCTGTCAGATCACAACTGGATGTGGGAGCCTTCTAGTGTCACCTCCTCATCCTCTATTGAATCTGAGGCCTGCAGAAGCACTAGTAGCAGCCCTATCATTGAGGCTCTAGACCTGGCCAG GGCTGGCAGTGCCAGAGAATGTTCTAGCCCTGGACCTTCTGCTTCTGTGGCAGGCAGCAGGAGAAGCTCTCCAGGAGAGGCGGGTCTTCCTGAGGACCCTACCCTGCCTGTGCATAGGAAGCTGGCCTGGGAGGAAGAAGAGGGTCATGGAGAGAGAGATGAGTCTGAGATTGCACAGGAAGCGCGGAATCCAAAAGATGAGCATGGAAACATGAAGGAGAGAAATGAGAT GTTGCAGCTGTTGGAAACTGACTCATCATCGGGGGCGCAGGGTTCTTGTGGTTCCATTAATGGGGGCAGATTACCAACCCCCAAACTCAAGACCATGCAGACTGCACAAAGAAGGCATCACGATCGGACAACTCCAGCCACTG gAGGAGCTTTGCTGGTCTCCCCTTCGAAGATCAAACATTCCTCCAGGAAAGTTAGGAGGAGAGAGCCACCTTTAGGAAAACCTCACTCTCCTTATAAACATATTATAGACGGCTCTCCACAGCGGCCACACCGTAAG GCTGAGAATGGAAGCTTGCCACATTCCTCACCGGCCGCTGGCCTGACCACCGTAGATCTACTTCCCATGTGTGAAGATGCCTGGTCTGAGGATGAGGAAGCAGCAGACTACACCCATCGAAGACAAGCCAAGCCatcacaaaaacaacaaaccaGCCCCTGTCACAATGCTGCTGTCCCTCCACTTGCCAACAGAATTCAGGGCCTGATGAGAAACCCAGAGTTTCAGCATAATG GTAACCTGGGAATTTTTCGGCCAGAGCTGTTTGTATTtcctgaatctgattctggtgTGTCAGACAATG ATGATAAGATGTCTCAGATCTCATCTAGATCAGCAGCCTCATGCTCTGTGGCCTCTGAGCTCTTGGGCCGCGCTCAGAGAAGGAAGGAGGAATTCTGGGGAAAGAGCTGA
- the mdm1 gene encoding nuclear protein MDM1 isoform X3 — MRLAGLRSDQSRITQEPQFISKRKVPFYPPQVSSSFQWEGHVSAPQRQEKSRPVTPPAVTPVLRATSTERVATPLAPRSPIPQEGITAPSQQLQAEAQAAQTSTTAAVQQRPSGINHALHRRAGLKSERQRNGRLNSEYQRQFMWKTPVADSPLLAAHEMLYSNNTAIPPFKSNPVIMESEYRRSFKGSPPPRPPRLRRDVEQYEAPLLHTENTTPEKSKRKKKKERQHSRKSSPEEEVTHLQQQEVRSPFAMRNLSPKAMRKVNTEYRSNFRSPLQYNYGDGVWVKARTANEEECDGFHKWYHEVRDLREKAEAYRKRAWGTHFSRQHLNQILSDHNWMWEPSSVTSSSSIESEACRSTSSSPIIEALDLARAGSARECSSPGPSASVAGSRRSSPGEAGLPEDPTLPVHRKLAWEEEEGHGERDESEIAQEARNPKDEHGNMKERNEMLQLLETDSSSGAQGSCGSINGGRLPTPKLKTMQTAQRRHHDRTTPATGGALLVSPSKIKHSSRKVRRREPPLGKPHSPYKHIIDGSPQRPHRKAENGSLPHSSPAAGLTTVDLLPMCEDAWSEDEEAADYTHRRQAKPSQKQQTSPCHNAAVPPLANRIQGLMRNPEFQHNGNLGIFRPELFVFPESDSGVSDNDDKMSQISSRSAASCSVASELLGRAQRRKEEFWGKS; from the exons ATGCGACTGGCTGGACTGCGCTCTGACCAGTCAA GAATAACACAGGAACCACAATTCATATCCAAAAGGAAAGTGCCATTTTACCCTCCTCAGGTATCCAGTTCTTTCCAATGGGAAGGGCATGTTTCGGCTCCACAGCGTCAGGAGAAGAGCAGGCCTGTCACACCTCCTGCTGTCACACCTGTGCTCAGAGCCACTAGTACAGAAAGAGTGGCGACCCCTCTAGCCCCAAGAAGCCCCATACCACAAGAGGGCATCACTGCACCATCCCAACAATTACAAGCAGAGGCACAAGCAGCTCAGACATCCACCACTGCTGCAGTCCAGCAGAGACCAAGTGGA ATTAACCATGCACTGCATAGAAGAGCGGGACTGAAGTCTGAGCGACAGAGAAATGGCCGTTTGAACTCAGAGTACCAGCGACAGTTCATGTGGAAAACACCTGTGGCCGATTCGCCCCTGCTTGCTGCACACGAG ATGTTGTACAGTAACAATACAGCCATCCCACCCTTCAAATCAAACCCAGTAATTATGGAAAGCGAGTACAGGAGAAGTTTTAAAGGATCACCTCCTCCCAGACCACCGCGCTTGAGGCGAGATGTTGAACAATATGAAGCTCCGCTGCTTCATACAGAGAACACAACCCCAGAGAAG AgtaagaggaagaagaagaaggagcGACAACACAGCAGGAAGTCAAGCCCCGAAGAGGAAGTTACCCATCTACAGCAACAGGAAGTGAGGTCACCTTTTGCCATGAGAAACCTTTCACCCAAGGCTATGAG GAAAGTGAATACTGAGTACAGATCCAACTTCCGTTCTCCCCTCCAATACAACTATGGAGATGGAGTGTGGGTGAAGGCCAGAACTGCAAATGAGGAG GAGTGTGATGGTTTTCACAAGTGGTATCATGAG GTGCGGGATCTACGTGAGAAGGCAGAGGCCTACAGGAAACGGGCCTGGGGAACTCATTTCTCTCGGCAACACCTGAATCAGATCCTGTCAGATCACAACTGGATGTGGGAGCCTTCTAGTGTCACCTCCTCATCCTCTATTGAATCTGAGGCCTGCAGAAGCACTAGTAGCAGCCCTATCATTGAGGCTCTAGACCTGGCCAG GGCTGGCAGTGCCAGAGAATGTTCTAGCCCTGGACCTTCTGCTTCTGTGGCAGGCAGCAGGAGAAGCTCTCCAGGAGAGGCGGGTCTTCCTGAGGACCCTACCCTGCCTGTGCATAGGAAGCTGGCCTGGGAGGAAGAAGAGGGTCATGGAGAGAGAGATGAGTCTGAGATTGCACAGGAAGCGCGGAATCCAAAAGATGAGCATGGAAACATGAAGGAGAGAAATGAGAT GTTGCAGCTGTTGGAAACTGACTCATCATCGGGGGCGCAGGGTTCTTGTGGTTCCATTAATGGGGGCAGATTACCAACCCCCAAACTCAAGACCATGCAGACTGCACAAAGAAGGCATCACGATCGGACAACTCCAGCCACTG gAGGAGCTTTGCTGGTCTCCCCTTCGAAGATCAAACATTCCTCCAGGAAAGTTAGGAGGAGAGAGCCACCTTTAGGAAAACCTCACTCTCCTTATAAACATATTATAGACGGCTCTCCACAGCGGCCACACCGTAAG GCTGAGAATGGAAGCTTGCCACATTCCTCACCGGCCGCTGGCCTGACCACCGTAGATCTACTTCCCATGTGTGAAGATGCCTGGTCTGAGGATGAGGAAGCAGCAGACTACACCCATCGAAGACAAGCCAAGCCatcacaaaaacaacaaaccaGCCCCTGTCACAATGCTGCTGTCCCTCCACTTGCCAACAGAATTCAGGGCCTGATGAGAAACCCAGAGTTTCAGCATAATG GTAACCTGGGAATTTTTCGGCCAGAGCTGTTTGTATTtcctgaatctgattctggtgTGTCAGACAATG ATGATAAGATGTCTCAGATCTCATCTAGATCAGCAGCCTCATGCTCTGTGGCCTCTGAGCTCTTGGGCCGCGCTCAGAGAAGGAAGGAGGAATTCTGGGGAAAGAGCTGA